AGGCCAACAAGAAGTCCGCCAAGAAGCGCGGCGGTTCCCTGGCCACGCTGCCCGGCAAGCTCACCGACTGCGAGTCCGACGACCCGGCCCGCAACGAGCTGTTCATCGTCGAGGGGGACTCGGCGGGCGGCAGCGCCAAGCAGGCCCGGGATCGGGACACCCAGGCGGTGCTGCCCCTGCGCGGCAAGGTACTGAACACCTGGGAGGTGGACAGCGTCGAGCTCTACGGCAACCGGGAGGTGCACGACATCGCCGTTTCCATCGGCGTGGACCCCCATGGCTTCGAGGACGAGGCGGACCTCTCCGGCTTGCGCTACGGCAAGATCGTGATCCTCGCCGACGCCGACGTGGACGGCGCCCATATCCAGGCCCTGCTCATCGGCCTGTTCCTGCGCCACTTCCCCAAGATCATCGAGCGCGGCCATCTGTTCGTCGCCCATCCGCCGCTATTCCGCCTCGACATCCCGTCCCAGGGCAAGGGCAAGCCGGCGCGCAAGATCTACGTGCTCGACGAGCAGGAGAAGGCGGCCACCCTGGAGAAGCTGGCCGACGAGGGCGTGGATCCCGAGAAGGTGAAGGCCTACCGCTTCAAGGGCCTCGGCGAGATGAACTCCGAGCAGCTCTGGGAGACCGTGCTTTCCCCCGATACCCGGCGCCTGCTGCCCCTGTTCGTCCCGGAGGACGAGGAGGAGGAGACCTGGAACGAAGTGAACCGCTGCCTCGGCAAGCGCGAGGCGGCAGCCCGCCGGGCCTGGATCGAGGCCAACGGCGACCAGGTGGAGGCGGATATCTGAAGCGTGGCAGGGAGGGTGCCCGTAGGAGCGGCCTCCCGGCGGCGACCCCCTTCGGGCGCCTCTACGGGGCGCGGCGGGGACGAGGCTCCTACGAACGACCGGATGTTTGCCGCATTCTCTGAGAAGGCATTAACGAGGCATTCCCATGGCTGACATGACCACCTTCGCCGGCGCCCGCGACGGCGAGCGCGGCGAGGACTGGCTGGACCTGCGCGAGCACCTGGGCCGCTCCTATCTGGCCTACTCGCTGTCGGTGGTGAAGGGCCGCGCCATTCCCGACGTGCGCGACGGCCTCAAGCCGGTGCAGCGGCGAACCCTCTACGCCATGCACCGGCTGGGCCTGCGCGCCGACACCGACCACAAGAAGTCGGCCCGGGTGGTGGGCGAGGTGATCGGTAAATACCACCCTCACGGCGACCAGGCGGCCTACGATGCCATGGTGCGCATGGCCCAGGACTTCACCTTCCGCTACCCGCTTGTGGATGGTCAGGGCAACTTCGGCTCCCCCGACGGCGACAACGCCGCCGCCATGCGCTACACGGAGGCGCGGCTCACGCCCTTCTCCGACGTGCTGCTCGGCGAGACCGACCGCGGCACCGTAGACTTCATCGACAACTACGACGGCGCCGAGCAGGAGCCGGAGGTACTGCCGGCCCGGGTGCCCATGGCACTGCTCAACGCCCAGCCCGGCGTTGCGGTGGGCCTGGCCACCGACGTGCCCTCCCACAACCTGCGCGAGGTGGGCGCGGCGGCCATCGCCCTCTACCGCAATCCCGAGGCCACCACCGCCGACCTGATGGCGCACATCCAGGGCCCGGACTTCCCCGGCGGCGGCCAGGTTTGCGCCTCGTCTAAGGAGCTGGCGGAGCTCTACACCAAGGGGCGCGGCTCGCTCACCCTGCGGGCCCGCTGGGAGGTGGAGAAGCTCGCCGGCGGCGATTGGCAAGTGGTGGTCACGGAGCTGCCGCCTGGCGGCTCGGCGGAACAGATCCTTGCCGAGATCGACGCCCTCGCCAATCCACAGCCCAAGAAGGGCAAAAAGGACATCACCAGCGATCATAAGGCCAAGAAGCAGGCCATGCTGGCGCAGGTGGGCGGCATGTCCAACCAGGCGGGCCAGGACACCGGCCCGGTGCGGCTGGTGATCGAGCCCAAGTCCAAACGTCAGAAGCCGGAAGAGCTCATGGGCTTCCTCATGGGACTGACCTCCCTGGAGGTGCGGCAGAAGGTGAGCCTCACCTTCATCGACCTGGACGGCCGGCCCAAGGACCTGAGCCTCGAGGAGGTCCTGGCGGGCTGGACCACCTTCCGCCGCGAGGTGGTGACCCGGCGCACGCGCACCCGCCTGGAGAAGGTGGACCACCGTATCCATATCCTGGAGGGCCGCCGCGCCGTCCTGCTGGACATCGACGCGGTAATCGCCATCGTGCGCAACGCCGAGGACTACGCCGAGGCCAAGCGCGGCGTCATGGAGCAGTTCGCCCTCACGGAGGAGCAGGCCGACGACGTACTCGCCATCCCCCTGGGCCGGCTCACCCGCATGGACACCCTCAAGGTGGACCAGGAGCTCACCGACCTGCGCGACGAGAAGGCCAAGCTCGAGCATCTGCTCGCCGATCACGACGCCATGACCGACAAGATCGTCGAAGAGCTGGAGGCCGATATCGCCACCTAC
This window of the Thiohalorhabdus sp. Cl-TMA genome carries:
- the parC gene encoding DNA topoisomerase IV subunit A; translation: MADMTTFAGARDGERGEDWLDLREHLGRSYLAYSLSVVKGRAIPDVRDGLKPVQRRTLYAMHRLGLRADTDHKKSARVVGEVIGKYHPHGDQAAYDAMVRMAQDFTFRYPLVDGQGNFGSPDGDNAAAMRYTEARLTPFSDVLLGETDRGTVDFIDNYDGAEQEPEVLPARVPMALLNAQPGVAVGLATDVPSHNLREVGAAAIALYRNPEATTADLMAHIQGPDFPGGGQVCASSKELAELYTKGRGSLTLRARWEVEKLAGGDWQVVVTELPPGGSAEQILAEIDALANPQPKKGKKDITSDHKAKKQAMLAQVGGMSNQAGQDTGPVRLVIEPKSKRQKPEELMGFLMGLTSLEVRQKVSLTFIDLDGRPKDLSLEEVLAGWTTFRREVVTRRTRTRLEKVDHRIHILEGRRAVLLDIDAVIAIVRNAEDYAEAKRGVMEQFALTEEQADDVLAIPLGRLTRMDTLKVDQELTDLRDEKAKLEHLLADHDAMTDKIVEELEADIATYGDDRRTLIEDSEPVAMEAPVMDEPVTVLLSRKGWFRSRQGHGLDLSSVPHKDGDDPLDAVETRTTKSVVVLGTNGRAYTVSANEAPGGRGYGTPLSSLVDLQGAGVAGMVIGEAEDRFLLATTAGFGFIATFGDLLGRTKNGKAVLKSLNGAGVLPPLPLSPAGNQVAVVTDSGYLAVFPAGEIKEMAAGKGVKLVDLKAEEALVRVDRITDQGLSLPGKGGKSLTLSPEDLKAYIRTRGSRGKQLPKGVVKSKL